Within Pedosphaera parvula Ellin514, the genomic segment TATTCTCATTTGGGCTCTCCAAGAAGAAAACTTTCCAGCCGTGCCAACGTGAGAACGTTTCGGACTGCAGATTGCGTCCCCGTAAACTCAAGCCTTATACCGAGCCGAAGCGATGCTTTTTTCACGCGCACCATCAGACCAAGTCCCGTGCTATCAATGAAACGTACATGCGAAAGGTCGATTAGAACGTGTTTATTCGCCGAATCAGTGGCATTGAGTTGGGTCGCTGTTTGCTGCCAGACATCTTCCGCATTGGCCGCGGTTATTTCTCCCTGCCAGACTAGAGATTCGGCCCATTTCGTGCGGTTTGCAGTGACCATTTCCTTCCTTTCCATCGCACGAATATCAAGCAATTGCTGGGCCGATGCGAAATCGGGAGCGCTGGCAAAAAAACTTTGAAGCTGCATTAGGGAGAGTGCTCGCATAATGACATTACTCGGCGAAAGGAGCACCAATTCGCGACCGGCTGTCCGCACCTTCTTTTGAAGGCGGATCAGGAAGCCCACACCGGTGCTATCAATGAATTTAACCTTCTCCAATTCTAGTAGACAATGCCGCCCATCCACCAGAATTTGATCCATCAGGAGAGCATCATCTCGAACTGCGGCCATATCGAGGTGTTCTGGCAATTTGATGCACTGCCAATCTGCTTCAGATTTCACCGGCGCACTAACCTTTGCGGGCAACGATTTCGACCGTTTGAATTGCAATTGCCACCATTGGCTCAAAATCGCCCAACCAAACACCCATAAATCTTTTACATACCGTCGAAATAATCGACGCGGCTCCTGAGCTAATCTAAAAATCCATTCCGTACCTGTCTTCTGCATGAGGACTGGAGCCCGCTTTAGGTGACCAGCAAGGAAATCAATGGTCCCACCTACGCCCGCTGAAACTGGGACGCCAAGGGATTGGTAATGCATCGCAATCCATTTCTCTTGTTTAGGGCAGCCAAATGAGACAAACAAGAGGTCGGGTTTGAATTTTTGGATACGAAGTTTGATTTCATCGTGATCCATTTCCAGGAGCTTGTTAAATGGCGGTGAGTATCCCTCAGCCAAAATTTGGGGGTGTTGAGCGCGAATGTTTTGCAGGGCCACACTGGTGGATTCCGGTGTTCCGCCGAGGAAAAACAGTCGATAATTCTTTTCGGCAGCAATTCGAATTAAAAGCGGAACCAAATCTGAACCGGCCACCCGCTCGGGCAGCGGATTGCCGAGCATTTTTGAAGCCCATATCAGGGGAGTCCCGTCACAAACGACCAGATGGGCGTCAAATAAGATGCGCCGAAGTTCGATATCTTCCTGCGCTTGCACCAGAAAGTCTACATTTGCCGTCACGAAGTAATGCGGATGACGCGAGTCGACCATCTGCTCCACCAGAGAAACAGCATCCATCGTGCTTACGTTGTCGAACGGCACGCCTAAAATGGCGATGCATGGATTCGTGGAATACGAATTGAAATTTACAGTGCTACTCATGCGACAGTCAGCTAATCCCAAAGCATTGAGTTACCTTGAATAACCCGGCAGGCGAGGCTTTGGTGAAGCCTTGATTATTTTGATACCCGTGGGACGCACCAAACAAGCAGGCACCCCAAGGATAATTCTGCTCACAGTTTGTGACGACCGTAAAGTCCTGGTGCATAACTCGATTTCATTTTAGCCATCAACGTTATGCAGGCACTGCCATTCGAAGTAAATGGGTTAAGGCCCCCAAACAGGCGCACGGATTGGAGAAGGGCAAAAGTAAGATTATTGATCGGACAACGCAAAGTACGATACTTGATCAGGTGGTTGCAGAAGCAATCTCTGCGGCGTTGCTTACTTTCCAGCCAGGATGCCCTCAGCCCAACACTTTAAATTTATATCGTTTGCTTCCAAAGCCAGCGCCCCTTTATAGCCCGTTCCAGGTGCCAGATCCACCAACGTCCATCCCGCTGCAGTCTCTGCCTTTCCAAATAGACCAAGGAATTTTGCCGGTTCGTGAGGATGCAGGGAAACTTCGACTTTGTCCAATGAGTCAGATATTCCTTCTCCTGTGGCTTTCAACCAGGCTTCCTTTCGAGTCCAAAGGTTGAAGAAGCCAATCGGCTTTTGTTCCGGCGGCAAAGCTCTCAGTGCGCTGCTTTCCCGTTCCGAAAAGAAGCGGTCTGCAATGGCATCGGCATCTCTCAAGGTGCGGATTTGTTCCACATCCACTCCCACAGGACAGATTTCTGTGACGGCCAATAGCGCCAAATCATGGGAATGGCTGAGATTAAAGTGGAGCGGATTGCTTGACGGGGCGTTCAAGGCAGGTTTTCCCCGGTCCGAGTAGCTGAACGTAATTTCTGCCGGGTCCATTTTCAAATAACGACCAAGAACGGTCCGGAGAAAACCACGGGCCACAGTAAAGCGGTTTTGATCGCGTTCAAAGCGGAAACGTGCCGCACGTTTTTTTTCATCCTCGGAGAGAATCGAGGCATACCGGCCGAGTCGATCGGGGCCGGAATTCAGAATTGTGCCCCAGACATGGACTTCGCGCAGGCCCAGAAAAAGAGCGGAGGGCGGCGCAGGCCAGTTCAGATTGAGATCGGGCGCGATCGGACCCTCAGCCATAGTTTTGCCAAATGGTTTTGTACGACCCGAGCACATTTGTCCACCCGGCTGAACTTGCTCTTAACTGCTGCTGCACGCGCGCCTTGAGT encodes:
- a CDS encoding WecB/TagA/CpsF family glycosyltransferase, translated to MSSTVNFNSYSTNPCIAILGVPFDNVSTMDAVSLVEQMVDSRHPHYFVTANVDFLVQAQEDIELRRILFDAHLVVCDGTPLIWASKMLGNPLPERVAGSDLVPLLIRIAAEKNYRLFFLGGTPESTSVALQNIRAQHPQILAEGYSPPFNKLLEMDHDEIKLRIQKFKPDLLFVSFGCPKQEKWIAMHYQSLGVPVSAGVGGTIDFLAGHLKRAPVLMQKTGTEWIFRLAQEPRRLFRRYVKDLWVFGWAILSQWWQLQFKRSKSLPAKVSAPVKSEADWQCIKLPEHLDMAAVRDDALLMDQILVDGRHCLLELEKVKFIDSTGVGFLIRLQKKVRTAGRELVLLSPSNVIMRALSLMQLQSFFASAPDFASAQQLLDIRAMERKEMVTANRTKWAESLVWQGEITAANAEDVWQQTATQLNATDSANKHVLIDLSHVRFIDSTGLGLMVRVKKASLRLGIRLEFTGTQSAVRNVLTLARLESFLLGEPK
- a CDS encoding 4'-phosphopantetheinyl transferase family protein, encoding MAEGPIAPDLNLNWPAPPSALFLGLREVHVWGTILNSGPDRLGRYASILSEDEKKRAARFRFERDQNRFTVARGFLRTVLGRYLKMDPAEITFSYSDRGKPALNAPSSNPLHFNLSHSHDLALLAVTEICPVGVDVEQIRTLRDADAIADRFFSERESSALRALPPEQKPIGFFNLWTRKEAWLKATGEGISDSLDKVEVSLHPHEPAKFLGLFGKAETAAGWTLVDLAPGTGYKGALALEANDINLKCWAEGILAGK